The Juglans regia cultivar Chandler chromosome 1, Walnut 2.0, whole genome shotgun sequence nucleotide sequence aaaataaaatattttcactattcaaataaaatcttaatcacCATTAGTATCTCACGTACTAACTCTTCAGCGGGGGTAAGGAAAGCAGGAAAGGCACGTGTGAATAAAGTCATTTCCAACCTCCTGCGCACAggaaataattatacaaaatggACTTTTCTGtgctaaaatcattttctttatcaatcaattttgagaaaatatacttataaccgtgaattgcgtaaccgccgcgtaatcgctttgaaaaaaatgaataaaacatgggacccacatgaaaaaaattaattttttaatagtggaccctactctttttcaaaacgattacgcggcggttacgcacttcacggttgtatgtagaattactcatcaATTTTATAACCGATAGAACGTgtatgagttgaaatgattttagataaataaaataaaatattattttttaatattattattattttaaaaaattaaattatttattatattttatataaaaattaaaaaaattattatgatgagatgaattgaaatgaattttcaattcaaaccggaacatattatttgtattttctctcctatttctaaagtttatgagaaatgatatttacagtcgtaagtgtgcaagcgtcgtatagtcatttaaaattttttttttaaataaataaaagaaaatgataaaaccaTAAAAGGAGAATTTAGGAGTGTATAAAAAATAGTCGTGCTAGCCCGACAAATTCTTTCCACTTCCCTTAAGGCCATTGGacccttttattttatatatatatttttatatttttaaaaatctaccacatcattaaaatatatttctttaattattaagtaaaaaaaaaaaaaaccctatctAGACCAACTGTCGGGACAAACACTCAGTCGGTTTAAGGTGAGTTTGGttgtcaaactcatctcaactcattattataattttttcaaatttcaatacaaaatataataaacaattcaactttttcaaatcttaaaataataataatattaaaaaataatattctaacaatattttatcatctcaactcaactcaactcatttcaacatccaaacacaatcttaatgtcttccataaaaaatttctatcgaattatgtttttattttattttatttacttaatagttaagataaattgattttaataaatttgtgattatttaaaaaaaatatttacaatagtgtaatatataaatattgtataatttttttaaaaaaaataataaatataatacttgtgtaaaaaaagttaattttttaataacaaattacgtatttttaaaaaaaaaattacagaacgACTCCACGATCGTAAATAGACTTGGCTTCCTCGGCCTACTTACCAGCATCTCTTAATAAATACATTTGTCGAAGTGCACAGAACGTTGTACTGAAATGATCCCATAAATCCGTACATGCGTTCCTGTAAGTTGAATGCAGCTGAAACGGCTTACTCCTTTTGGATCTGCCATCTCGCATCAACTGTCCGACTCCAAAACTGGACTCGCCTCCACATGTACTAACACCGCGTCGTCATTTTGCCTGCCTGACACTTTGCCATTAACGAAACTTTTACCTCTCTTATCTCTTTTCTTGCGATCTCTCCTGATTTCAAAGAAAGTTGCCGGATCTTTTTTGCCTTTGATATCTTTTTTCCCTTTCGGGTTCCAAAGGCATCGTGACTATGATGTGGGGTTCTCCACCAATACCTGCACAAACGCGGGTGGCCACCATGGCAGAAAAATGTGAGAGTCTCAGCAGGGTTTTGGCTTGTAAAactggtggaggtggtggtagGACTGGTGCTGGGTTTCCATCGTTTCTTCCTAAGGAGGTTGAGAAAATCAAAGACCCTTTTGCCAGAACTTTGGCTCAGAGGATAGAGAGGCTTCCTGTACAGGTATCCTTGGCTAATTTTCCCCGTTGATTGTTACTGCTGTCTTCTCCAAGAACTCATGATTAGGCCAGTCAAATCCATTTTCAAAAAGTCGGACTACTCTGCCGTTCAGGTCAGGCCAGAGTAGCCCCTCAAGTCGAttactttatgttttttttatttttaatatatttaaatattttaaaaaatattttaatatacttaaaatcatttttttaattattaaataaacaaataaataaataaataaaatttttttcgCCAGTAGTCAAATTGAGCTGCACAACTTAGGAGGTAAAGTAATTTTTTCGTTTTCAAAATATGCTCCGGAGATTTTCTTACTATTTCAGTGCGAGAATTCTCAAGgattcgtttatttttatagataatataaattgaaattaaagttaaaaaattaaataaaatatatatttttaatattatttttattttaaaatttgaaaaaattaaattatttattttattttatattaaaaattaaaaaaattataataataatataaaatgatatacatattttctgaaaataaactaaGCAAGGATGGTGCAGCATCATCTTCCCTTCTGAAAAACCGCCtaggaaataaataattaaatatcacggttatttactttttttccccctttatttatttattttttacattcaaaTGTAATTCCTCCCATTCCATCGCCgacaataaaatatctttctataaagaaaaaaacccGTCCCCTCGTCTGGTTAGTCAATTCACATGAGatgtgataaaatattttgttaaaaattaaataaaatattattaaaataaaatattttaatataatttttattttaagatttgaaaaaatttaattatttattatattttatataaaaatttaaaaaaattataatgataaaatgagatgattttatatatctaaattgAGCCTAAGTAAAATCGTATGTTAAATAAAAACTAAGatataaaatcttttcattCAAATGATTCTATGATTAAAGCCAGGATTGACAATCTTGTTGCTTCTGATGGTCATACAGCTACTTCTATAGTAGTCAATCTGAGATTTTCAAATCCACTGAGTTGATAGTATGACTTCAATCTTGTTGCTTGAAGTTCATCTCCTCTTTCACTAGCTTAATCTCCTTTAACTTTGCTCTATTCTCTGCCAATATGAGGCTAAGTTCCGACAGGGGTCACGACTTGGAGGACAGAGGTGGTGTAATGGAGATGCGGCTGGTTATGGTCTTTGTCTACtcgtttttttcattttcccccctttattacaatttcaaatggacCTTTTTTCCTATTCTCGTAAAAACTATTGACACATCATGTTCATAAACGAGTTTACTGCTCAGTCAAACCCAGATTAGCCATGGACGTTTTCAATTCAAAATGGAGGTCAAATatggaaaatgaataaaaatcatGAAGTTTTGAACTTTCCACAAACTTATTAATTCTGAATTTAGCAGAGACCATTTTGTTGTAGATGAAttcaaaataatgatattttggTAGAGATATGAATTATTTTCTCAGGATAAATTATCCAATTAGGTTGGGAACATTTTCACTATGCTCTCTAATGAAAAgatctttagtcttttcttcaactttcaatccaaacatattttttattctaaataaaTCTCATCTGTTTCGAAAAAACGTAAAAACAATATCacaaaactttatattttaaatgagagatgatatttgtttgtggcatatattttttaaaaacctcAAAAACTcgttgtttttaaatatattttttaatgggtCATCACTTTCGCAAACATAAATCCTTCCTCAGAAAAATgttctaaaaaatctaaaagttttatttatgcaaaCTTGTGTCGGGTTTGATCCATTACGGTGGCATTTTTGCTGCTGATAGGATATCAGATACAAAGAACGGAAACCAGAAAAATTGAACCAGGTTGGATTAAGTTTGGCTGAGCCTGACACGACAGTGAAATTCTTTTGGTATTATACCTACTTGTGATGTTTCTGGATTCACGGTGTGTTTGACTGTACACTGTTGGGCCCCTATGTGTAGAGTTTggttatatatgtttgtgtggCAGTCCGTTTTGATGATCCGAACCAACAAAgatcttttacatttttttggtggattttcaAGGAGGCTTAAATATAGAGTGGACGCTTGGGCCGATGGGTCCAGAGGTGAAGCTCCCGGGAAAATTTGTTTGATGCTTTTTGGGTCTTGATCCGACCCAACATTTAGTATACATTGTATTATCCTCTAGTATGGCTGCTGCACTATATTTACTTATcatctgaaataaaattatttgcaacTTCGTAGACGTAGATACattgtcgaaccacgtaaattttgTATCGTGTGTGATTGATTCCACCTTTTATTTTACtcctttttttcttatcattcaCAACATTATGGTTCTTGGGTGGCATTCCTGTTATGATTGCAGATAGGAATCTCCGAAAGTTGCATAATGAGTAGCTGCGTAAAACCAATTATTCAAAGGGAGACCAATCCAATGGTTCTCCTACATTGCTTTGACAGGTTTGAAATTACATGCAAGTTTGTCCAGGCTATAACATATCATCTGCTgctacttgtaaaaaaaacatatcgTCTGCTGAACCTGGTTTATTATGTTGTACTGTTTAGTTCTTGTTTAGAATGGAGGTGCACATACCCCTTGCTTGAAGAGGCTGGTCTGGAGGTTTGGGCCATCGATGTTCTTGGATGGGGCTTCTCTGATTTAGGTCCACTTACATGTCTTTTCTATTGTTAGTTTTCTATTTAAGTTACAGCAGATTCTctaataatctttattttatcatgCTTACCTGTATTAGAGAGGCTTCCACCATGCAACGCGGCATCCAAGCGTCACCACCTCTATCAGGTATTGCTGGATTGCTGTGACTCCTAAAATCCTATATTTTGTTGTTCCCCAATTAGGTTATTCTTTCTGAGTGGTAACAGGGTAAGAATAAATAAAGTAGCCCATAACCGAGTCTAGTCTAGTTTCAACCAATTCATAGAAGTCCCAAGAACAGGATGCACACGCATCAACTCCATACCTTCCTTGTCCATTTAGAGCTATAATCTTTCTAAAGTGATCTTGTTACAAACAATGGCAATCACATTTACAGGgcttaaataaatttcatcagTGGGTCTCATGGTATATAACTACCAATAATGCGTTTCATGTGATTGTTTACCGACTAATTTTACAGCACAACTTTTCCTAAAAATGTATATGTCATTCATGTGATAATTTAGGCACACAATATAAAAAGCAATGTGAATAAAGGACAATAATTCATTCAACAGAGTTAAAAATGCCTCCAAGTCAacagaaataaaacataatttctaCAGTTTCAATCGCTTGGCTCTGCTGTATGATCAGGAGCAAGTCCCTTATCTGCTTTCTGCATATCCTGTTTATCTTTGCTCTTGGCTACAAAGTAATTCATTTGCATTCCCACTTGAAAATGATTTCTGATGGTTCCGAAATGATGGTATCAATGTTCAATGAATTAGTTCTTCGAAGAATTGACTTTCATCACTGAGAGTGGAAATTGAAACGGCATTTCAGTACTTGCTCTTAGTTTATCTGTTTTCATGGTCTAGCTTTGGAAGTCCTACATCAAAAGGCCAATGATATTAGTTGGACCAAGCCTTGGTGCCGCTGTTGCAATTGACTTTGCCGTCAATTATCCAGAAGCTGTAAGTTTCTCCCTCCGAACGAGCTCATTAGTCATTAtcaattcacatattttttttataagaaagaaaaaaaagtcgAAAGGGTAGGGTCTTAGAAGCATTATCAAGTCACATATACCGTGGATGTTTGAGACACTGCATATTCCATATTTTGGCATTCAACTCTTTAAtcagttatttatgatttaaggccaatatattttgattttgcgATCTTCTTTTGTTGTTACTTACTGTCATTTTATACCCATCCAATAATGATACTTCAGGCAACATTTCAAACTTCCATAGAGGTTGGGAAAAGGTAAATTATGgttgagcaaaaaaaaaactaatgctGGAGAAGTAAGTAAACAAAATGATAAGGAATAATTTATACTAAGTAGAAAGAGTTTTCCCTCTGATTTGTGACATGATTTATTGGCCCTTATATGGGGACTTTTAAATCTAACTACTGAGATCTGGTAAAACTTTCTTCCTCACTGCATAAAGGCTGCAGTAGTCAATAGTGGTAAAGTCTGAAAAGTTTGGGATGGAAAGATACACTCCTACTGTAGAAGAACTAGGTAATATGGATCCACCTTTGCTGTTCAGATTGTGAGTTTAAAGCTGACTTGCTTCCAATAGAGAAACATGAAATTTGGGTCTGCATTATAGTGGCTCCAGTACTGTTTTAGCTTGTTGACAAGTTGCTAATTAGGGAGGTGACATGTTCCTTTTAGTCAAAAGCCTGACAAACTTACAGCTATTAATTTCATTGTACTCTTAGCGATTAGTTTTGACCGACTGAATACCTTCTAATGTGCTTTTGCATTCAAATGAATAAGCTAAGAATAATAGCAGATGTATAGCTGACATggagtcaatatatatatatattataagtaagaagaattCATTAGTCCACATAATTAGGCAaggcccaagtacacaggaagtatacaagagatgaacctaattacaagctaagtgCTGTGAAAAACAGCATAAAAGTCGTTAAAAGTAATCCCATTCAATACATTAGCCGAAACCCAAAGTAACaatgcatgaaagaaaaagtcTCTAAACCCTCCCATCAAACGTCCCCttttatcaaaaaacaaaaaacgtcCCCTATTATCAATATATAACCTAGAATATCTGGTCTTCTAAAATGCTGCTCTCATGCTCTGTCTTTTATTATTACTCTTATTCGTACTTTTGCTCTTACCTTATAGGAAGCTCACTTGGCCAACAAGGGCTGTGCTTATGACATATCATCTCTCTCCCATTTACAGGTTGAAAAACTGGTTTTGATTAATGCAAGTGTGTATGCAGAAGGTACAGGAGACCTAGCTAAGTTACCTACAATAGTAGCACAAGGTTTGGtgagttttaaaataatttatcactTTGTAAAGGGCAGTGCTCCATATTGACTTTTCACAATGGTTATTTAGTTACGGAAGACAAAAATTGTATTTGAAGTGTTATTATGTGCACATAATATGTGAATCTTTTCCAACGCCTCAAAATACATAGCCGGACAAACAACAAAGAGCTTGAAAGTTATAACAGAGAGTTTCAATTTCTTCATAGTTTCAATCTTCTGCTTGTTCTCAGCCCTTACTTTGATAGGTTTAAAGAAAcgaacataaatataactatcaAGCTCTCTGTTAACGATTTAATTGCTTCTACAATGCTGCTTTCTTGTTAGCTTTTAGATTGAAGACACCGTAAACATACCACTTTTGTTGTGTCGAGACTAGGCACGGCATGGAAGGAGATTAAATACTGGCCTTCAATGGTATCAATGAGCTTTTCCCCGCAtaactttcctttcttttgtgTGGATCAGGTTTCTTTATTGAAAAGCATCCCACTCCGCCTTTATGCAAATATACTGGCCTTCAATGGTATTTCATTAGCCACAAGCTTAGATTGGACCAATGTaaggttataatatatttcGTTGATGAGATATTTTGTCTTTGGTTGGTCAGGTGCTATAAAAATGGGGAACTAATGTACTGTTGAAATCTCTTGGGCTAATTGGTATATCTTTGATCTAATGATCGTGCTGTTCTCTTATTACAAACTAGGTTGGCCGCTTACACACTCTACTTCCTTGGTGGAAAGATGCAACCATTAATTTTATATGCAGCGGGGGATACAATGTTATATCCCAAATAAAACAGGTATAGTAGTcccaaattaataaatatgcaTATGCAAGTAGTTGCAGGATCCTGAGGACTGAAGGCAGTAAACAGGTTTCATTAGTTTCTGTTTAATTTTATCAGTTGAATACATACTTAAGAAAATTGAATACTTGGAGACAAAGTTGAGAAAGGAATTGATTTCATAATGTGTTAGAAGGCATTTATAAGTTTTTGTATTCTCAACTACTTTTGAGAACCAAATAGAAGGTAAATTTTTTAGTGACAGTAAGCTATTTATGAAATCAGAACTAGACCTTCTAACAAATTTAAGGTGATCAAACTTCAGCAACTAAAGAAGTCCCCAGTTGCGCTAAATTCTGTCCAAAATTATGTTTTACAGGTAAAGCAGAAAGCACTTATCATTTGTGGTGAGCGTGATCAGATAATTGGCTACAAGCTAGCAGTGGTTAGTTTTTTGGCTTTTAGCACCTTACATATgagatcctttttttttttttttataatgaccAATACCACGAAATAGAATTTCTAGATCGAGGCCATCCCTCTGTCTTCCTATAATTTAAAAGCAAAAAATTACAAGGTCGTTTGATCATAAAATTAAGTACCCCTTGCTTGTCAACCGTTAATGTTCTATTAACTTTAGATACTTGGACTGTTTCTAAGATGTGAAGACAATATGGGTTTCTTGCCTAATGCGATGTGTCTGAATATTCTCCTTAAAACTCCCTTCACTTTGAGGACTCAGTACTTTCAAACTCAAGACAGAAATAAATCATGTTCCAAGTCTTGCACTTGGGTTGGTAACTCTGCAGCAGTCACTGCAATAATAAGAAGGTTGCCACcttgaaataaatgataaaatgcaTTCTTCCTTTATAGTTTTTATCCTTGCACCCTAGAACTTGGTTGAAGTTAAGGTCATAAGCTATTAGAAATAGGCTTGAATCTTTATTACACTCGTAATACTGTCAACAGTTTTTACTAGTTGCTGGTGTAAATATGATGCAGAGGCTGCAC carries:
- the LOC108988212 gene encoding uncharacterized hydrolase YugF-like isoform X2; the protein is MMWGSPPIPAQTRVATMAEKCESLSRVLACKTGGGGGRTGAGFPSFLPKEVEKIKDPFARTLAQRIERLPVQIGISESCIMSSCVKPIIQRETNPMVLLHCFDSSCLEWRCTYPLLEEAGLEVWAIDVLGWGFSDLERLPPCNAASKRHHLYQLWKSYIKRPMILVGPSLGAAVAIDFAVNYPEAVEKLVLINASVYAEGTGDLAKLPTIVAQGFFIEKHPTPPLCKYTGLQWYFISHKLRLDQCKVGRLHTLLPWWKDATINFICSGGYNVISQIKQVKQKALIICGERDQIIGYKLAVRLHCELQDSIIRKVPDCGHLPHVQQPRSVAKLIADFARGDCR
- the LOC108988212 gene encoding uncharacterized hydrolase YugF-like isoform X1, whose product is MMWGSPPIPAQTRVATMAEKCESLSRVLACKTGGGGGRTGAGFPSFLPKEVEKIKDPFARTLAQRIERLPVQIGISESCIMSSCVKPIIQRETNPMVLLHCFDSSCLEWRCTYPLLEEAGLEVWAIDVLGWGFSDLERLPPCNAASKRHHLYQLWKSYIKRPMILVGPSLGAAVAIDFAVNYPEAVEKLVLINASVYAEGTGDLAKLPTIVAQGLVSLLKSIPLRLYANILAFNGISLATSLDWTNVGRLHTLLPWWKDATINFICSGGYNVISQIKQVKQKALIICGERDQIIGYKLAVRLHCELQDSIIRKVPDCGHLPHVQQPRSVAKLIADFARGDCR